The Pseudodesulfovibrio sp. zrk46 genome contains a region encoding:
- a CDS encoding flavodoxin family protein codes for MDAVIYAGSHRKGGNSDRVAHLLKQGVEEAGGEAMILNVRDFDVRHCLACGFCDKASDKQEQDRCVLGHKDQAWKLYAPFFTAKTAFIASPIYFYHLPSMLKTWIDRGQQFWRARLDGEPWVAGLPKRPAHALLVAGQPSGDKLFEGSRLTLKYFVQNFNMELAELLVFRGIDQKGDMEQNVEFEQRIIDYGRQAWTEVS; via the coding sequence ATGGACGCCGTCATCTACGCAGGCAGTCATCGCAAGGGAGGCAACTCGGACCGCGTCGCCCACCTGCTCAAGCAGGGCGTGGAAGAAGCTGGCGGCGAAGCCATGATTCTGAACGTACGAGATTTCGATGTGCGCCACTGTCTGGCTTGTGGCTTCTGCGACAAGGCGTCAGACAAGCAAGAACAGGATCGTTGCGTACTGGGCCATAAGGATCAGGCGTGGAAACTCTATGCTCCCTTCTTTACGGCCAAAACCGCCTTCATAGCATCACCCATCTACTTCTATCACTTGCCATCAATGCTCAAGACATGGATCGATCGCGGCCAGCAATTCTGGCGTGCGCGGCTTGACGGCGAACCGTGGGTGGCAGGACTGCCCAAACGCCCGGCCCATGCCCTGCTCGTGGCCGGACAGCCTTCCGGCGACAAACTCTTTGAAGGCTCACGGCTCACGCTCAAGTACTTCGTGCAGAACTTCAATATGGAACTTGCTGAGCTGCTTGTTTTCCGTGGCATCGACCAGAAGGGAGACATGGAACAGAACGTCGAGTTCGAGCAGCGCATCATTGATTACGGCAGACAGGCCTGGACCGAGGTTTCCTAA